GATGTAGCAATATAAAGTGCAAATACAAGTTTGTTTTGatccattgctccattttctgtttgCATCACATTTAAGAAAGTGTTTTGTACATTTGACGCAAATTACTATCAGAAAAGTTTGTGCAACTTGTCACGCAAATACAAAAACATGATGCGCAAAGGCGGAGAATTTGATACGTCTCATTATAATCTGCGTGACTTGTAACCCCTCCCTAACTTCTCCTAGTGACACTTCCCAGGGTGGAGATTGGCACATGGTACAAATCTTAGCGCACATACCTTGATACATTGTCGCAAGATTAAAATCATGTGATTTGCGttagttttgttttttattttgccttCACGCAACACCCCCTTGTTCTTTAAAAAGACAGCAGCACTCAGGGGTTTGCAAATTAAGAAGTAGACTCCACAACACCTCGTGGAACCCCACTTCaatctctgtcccttcccctccaCATTTCTCCACACTCCTGACACTCCTTCAGTTTGCAATTAAATATTTCAAAGACTTGCAGATATAGTCTTCCTTGTACTGCGCTGCATGACAAAAATATTATTCTCTCGGCTTTCTCCACAGATAAACTATCCCATGGGAGAGCTTATCCTTTCTTTGGGCTTCTTCTTGGTCCTTCTCATTGAACGAGTTGTGCTGCAGTGTTGCCGTCCTCCTCAGAACCCGCCGCAGGATGTAATCGCACTGCCGGACACCCTGACGTCTCCCGAGGCCACCAGATATGCTGAGAAGCAGGAGCATCCAGCTGAGCCAAATCTGAGATTTGAGGATCCCCATAATCATGTCCATCCTGATCTGTACTCCCATTCCTCCTTCCGCTCTCTTGTCCTCTTCtgttccctgtctgtccactcagTCTTTGAGGGACTGGCCATCGGACTTCAGACCAACTATTCCAGTGCTCTGCAGATCAGTATTGCAGTACTCATCCACAAGGGCATCATCGTCTTCAGCTTGTCCCTCAAGCTGGTCCAGAGCATGGTCCGGCCTGCCTGGCTGCTGACCTACATTGTGGCTTTTTCCTTGATGTCTCCCATTGGCATCGCCATTGGCATTGGAGTTACATTGGCAAAGACCACCGTCGTAACCCTGGTGCAGGCCATCCTGGAGGGCATTGCCTCTGGAACCTTTGTCTATGTCACCTTCTTGGAGATTCTCCCACAGGAACTGAACTCCGAGGAGAAGCCACTTCTTAAAGTTCTATTCATTATCATTGGCTTCACGATTATGGCCGTcgtagccatctgggcctgacCCATCTCTCGTGAGTGTGGTATATGTAACTATGTCTTTAAACGTTGTATTAACAGTTATATATACTACATCTCCCTTCTTAAAGAAAGATTACTGCATAACTTTCATATTAAAGATTTTAACGCAACACAAAGTCCTGGTAGTGACTAGGAGCCTTTATTACTCGTCCACTTTTTGTAACCGTTTCCTGTTGGGTCTCACTAGTGCTTCCAATAGCTGTTTGCTTCTGTTCTTCTGGCTCAATTGGCTGTGGATGAAAATCTGTTTCTTCTACTGTACCTGATCATCAGGTTTATTGTTGTACTGAATATCTTCAGATAACGGAGACTCACTGCCCCGCTGTATCAGTAATCTATCCGGCCTCAAGTGTCTTCTGTTTCTTTCTGTAGCAATACCCATCACGCGTTACCACACCATATGATCTTTGCTCATCTCTGACCTTTCGGACAACTGGCGACTCAGCAATCAAATAAACCAGTATAGTCAGTCATAGCAAGACTAAAAGCATTACTTACCAGGTACGGTATACCACGAGACACCGTCTCTGACCCCGTACCATTGGCCAGCCATGAGGTGGTTACTTTTGCCAAGAAGTAGGGTTTCAAGCTTACCTTTTCAAACCCAGGGTATCCTCAGTCCACCGAAATGACTGCACAGAAAATTAGAACTGTAAAGGGGACATTTATCAGAGCAAAACAAATGGGGACTGATCCTCATCTGGCGCTGCTGAGCCCGAGAAATGCTCAGATAACAGGTCTAAAATACAACCCAGCGCAACTATTAATGCGCCGTGTGTTCAGGTCCAATTTACCAGCATCAGCAGTTGTTTTGAAACCCAAGGTTCCTCAAAATGTCTCTGCTCATATGAAGGTGGCACAggcgagggagagggagagagagagggagagagggagagatcacTGATACAGCGGGGCAGTGAGTCTCTGTTATCTGAAGACATTCAGTACAACAATAAACGTGATGATCCACAGCTGGGTGAGACAGAAGAACCGAATGAAACCACCGATGAAAGCACTAGTGAGACCCAATAGGAGAAACGGTTACAAGAAGTGGACGAGTAATAAAGGCTCCTGTCCCTAACATGACCTTGTGTTGAGTTACAACCTTTTGCATGAATGGTATGTGATAACCTTTCTTTAAGAAGGGAGAAGTAGTATATGTAACTGTGTTAAATAATAGTACTAACATATTAGATACTAGGGGGCACCTCGTGTTTCTTGTTGGGCCACGCGGCAGTTCTGTAATGTCTGCAGATTCAACAACACTGTTATTACTGAGCAGTCTGTATATATTACTTAATTGGTGTGTTGTATGTTCAATAGACCATGATCGTTGAAGAAGTAACAGGTTCCATCCTTGTATGCTGACCTTGTGAATCGGACAGAAAGATCAAAAACTTAAATACTAAATAGTATATAACAGTGAGAGCATCTCAAGGATAGAGACTCAATATATGTACTGCCCTTAAATGATGTTATGAGAACGCTTTCTGGAAGGTTGTTGCTATAACTAAAACAAGACTCAATCCAGATGTGTATCAGAGAGTCATGTGGGGGAGTTTGTAAAGCAATGAATTACTGGTCCCTTTGGGGTTAAAGGTGCCAAACTGAACACacaggcccatatttattaagtggtgctattcAACATGGCACTTTCCAGCACCGGGCAGCCAATTCACTTGATGGGCTCTGAGTTGCCTGCCAATGCCAGAAGGTATCTTATGCAATAGCACCACTTAACAAATATGGGACACATTCCTGACCGGTGACATAAACCAGCGTTTCACTTCTCAGCCTTCATTCCTACATGTCCAGGTCATCCACCCATCGGACACTTCCAGAAAGGACACTCCGTAACACAGGGAAACATACTTTGTTGACACCTTCACCTAAACAATTTTCAAAACCAAACATGGTATAAGAACGAAGTAGGattacacacacagaaacatttCTTCCTGCAGGGACCTGCCCGACCCATCCACAGCATAACTCCTCTCTGCCAATCTGGAGCTGAGGTCTTCTACAGCTCAGGGAAGCATCCTCCTATGATATTGAATAGGGATCTTAAAGTCTGTCCATTTAACTTTAACAATAACTTGGAGTTGTGTTGCTATTTCCATCATTGTAGGAGTATCTTTGCAATTCATTCTAACATTGAGAGTTTAAAGCCAGGCAGGGGGCGTAAAAGCAACCAGGATACTTTTCAGCAGTTCtgcagatacagatgtagccgaaCTCCATTATCCTCCCCCTAGATACCTCAACATAGCCAGGTATGCCTCAGAGTTTCCATCGGATGAAGTGTTCCCGTCACTGCAGAATGCCTGGGCATACCCCAAATATAGGAAGCTAAGGTTGGGTACATCTGTATTATCAGGAGCACTGTGCGGGGCACCAGGCTTATAGAGAGGTCCAGGTCGTACTGTAGATAAGTGATCTTGTGCTTCATGGCAATAAAAATTGTCATCTTGACCCAGGTCCAAGGTCGGCCGAAACAGCGATCCTGTGCTAATAAACACTTCATTCTTTATTAAGACCACCGGATTATCTTCTTCTTAATTCAAAATCATCCTTGGATGAAAGAGAAGACAACCCCGTTGAATGTTTTGCAGCTGAGACATTAAAAAGCACCCCCCATTCTTCCGATTGAAGTATTGTATAGTAATGTAAGGTCATGAATGTATGATAACTTAATGTCAGATGTATTAAGATGAtctatgtatcatttttttaatttattgtaaaaatgtaataaaatactgttatgaaaaaaaatcaaaaaatgtcATGAAAATAATGTCACTATGGAACCACTGTAGTTGGTTGTATTAtgcactttttgaagtgaaacttctttcgtggcacctagtcctgatgggataaaactggatagatggggggcgaaatgtgaaacggaagtgacgtcacgtaatggacgccgctccacTCACACGTCCCTTGTCacatgtggcggcggcggcgatagccgccggcgccgctccaaatcgccgccgcaccccccacccctcaccctcccacacacctcaCACCCGGTTGCTGACATAttgccgccgctcctaacggccgctgttccgccgcccgctgccatgccgcgcatgcgcagttgtgatggcgccactgacggacgccacacatgcgcagaagcggctggcagcggcgtcgttccccccacacgctcctaacTGACGTGGGCGCCACAcggcgcaacccgcgcggcacaGGGGCTCGGCGCCGGCTCCTGCTGCTGGAAGAAAGGGTGACCCGGGCGGGCCGGGCAGCAGACGGGTAATCTCGCCCGCGGccggtcactcatgcccgtgccgcgcacatgtaccccgcgggggggagaggggtgcgcAGAATTTGCgtaaggtgggggtgggggttgcgCAGAATttgcagaaggggagggggagaagtggtgcgcaattttacaccccgcccctggctgcagcaggacacacacacacactgactgacccccacacagacccacacacacacactgactgacccccacacagaccttgactgacccccacacagacccacacacacactgactgacccccacacacacactgactgacccccacacacactgactgacccccacacacacactgactgacccccacacacactgactgacccccacacacacactgactgacccccacacacactgacacccccacacacactgactgacccccacacacacactgactgatccccacacagacccccacacacacactgacccccacacagaccccacacacactgactgacccccacacagacccccacacacacactgactgacccacacacacacactgactgacccccacacacacactgacagacccccacacagactcacatacacacacagactcacatacacacactggctcacatacacacactgactcacatacacacactgactcacatacacacactgactcacatacacactgacacacacacccacactgactgacacacatatacacacatacacacacacacacacacactgattgacacacatacactgactgacacatacacacacacactgactgacacacatacacacacacactgactgactgacccccacacacactgactgacccccacacacacacactgactgacccccacacagacccacacacacactgactgacccccacacagacccccccacacacacactgactcccacacacacactgactgacccccacacacacactgactcccacacacacactgactgacccccacacagacccccacacacacactgactcccacacacacactgactgacccccacacagacccccacacacacactgactcccacacacacactgactcccacacacacactgactgacccccacacagacccccccacacacactgactcccacacacacactgactgacccccacacagacccccacacacacactgactcccacacacactgactgacccccacacaggaccccacacacacactgactgacccccacacagacccccccacacacactgactcccacacacacactgactgacccccacacacacactgactcccacacacactggctgacccccccacacacactgactcccacacacacactgactgaccccgacacagacccccacacacacactgactcccacacacacactgactgacccacccacacacactgactgacccccacacagacccccacacacacactgactgacccacacacacacactgactgacccccccacacacactgacagacccccacacacactgacagacccccacacagactcacatacacacacagactcacatacacacactgactcacatacacacactgactcacatacacacactgactcacatacacactgacacacacacccacactgactgacacacatatacacacatacacacacacacacacacacacactgattgacacacatacactgactgacacatacacacacacactgactgacacacatacacacacacacactgactgactgacccccacacacactgactgacccccacacacacacactgactgacccccacacagacccacacacacactgactgacccccacacagaccccccaacacacacactgactcccacacacacactgactgacccccacacacacactgactcccacacacacactgactgacccccacacagacccccacacacacactgactcccacacacacactgactgacccccacacagacccccacacacacactgactcccacacacacactgactcccacacacacactgactgacccccacacagacccccccacacacactgactcccacacacacactgactgacccccacacagacccccacacacacactgactcccacacacactgactgacccccacacaggaccccacacacacactgactgacccccacacagacccccccacacacactgactcccacacacacactgactgacccccacacacacactgactcccacacacactggctgacccccacacacacactgactcccacacacacactgactgaccccgacacagacccccacacacacactgactcccacacacacactgactgacccccacacagacccccacacacacacactgactgacccccacacagacccccacacacacactgactgacccccacacacacactgactgacccccaaacagacccccacacacacactgactcccacacacacactgactgacccccacacagacccccacacacacactgactcccacacacacactgactgacccccacacagacccccccacacacactacctcccacacacacactgactgacccccacacacacactgactcccacacacacactgactgacccccacacagacccccacacacacactgactgacccccacacacacactgactgacccctactcacacactgactgaccaacacacagacccccacacagactcacatacacacactgactgacacacatacacacacactgactcccacacacacactgactgacccgcaCACagaccccaacacacacactgactcccacacacacactgactgacccccacacagacccccacacacacactgactcccacacacacactgactgacccccacacaggaccccacacacacactgactgaccccgacacagacccccacacacacactgactcccacacacacacactgactgacccccacacagacccccacacacactgactcccacacacacactgactgacccccacacagacccccacacacacactgactcccacacacacactgactgactcccacacacacactggctgacccccacacagaccccccccacacacattgactcccacacacacactgactgacccccacacagacccccacacacacactgactcccacacacacacttactgacccccacacagacccccacacacacactgactgacccccacacagacccccacacacacactgactcccacacacacactgactgacccccacacacacactgactcccacacacacactaactgacccccacacagacccccacacacacactgactggcccccacacagacccccccacacacactgactgacccccacacacacactgactgacccctactcacacactgactgaccaacacacagacccccacacagactcacatacacacacactgactgacacacatacacacacactgactgacacacatac
The Ascaphus truei isolate aAscTru1 chromosome 13, aAscTru1.hap1, whole genome shotgun sequence DNA segment above includes these coding regions:
- the SLC39A2 gene encoding zinc transporter ZIP2, encoding CETHNWRRGPWTTFLAVKVGCLVALLVLTLVCGLIPARVAWFQKNAATGTHHLVLCLITSFAAGIFLGACLLHVVADYLTDIAEELSYINYPMGELILSLGFFLVLLIERVVLQCCRPPQNPPQDVIALPDTLTSPEATRYAEKQEHPAEPNLRFEDPHNHVHPDLYSHSSFRSLVLFCSLSVHSVFEGLAIGLQTNYSSALQISIAVLIHKGIIVFSLSLKLVQSMVRPAWLLTYIVAFSLMSPIGIAIGIGVTLAKTTVVTLVQAILEGIASGTFVYVTFLEILPQELNSEEKPLLKVLFIIIGFTIMAVVAIWA